From the genome of Vicia villosa cultivar HV-30 ecotype Madison, WI linkage group LG2, Vvil1.0, whole genome shotgun sequence, one region includes:
- the LOC131649674 gene encoding uncharacterized protein LOC131649674 translates to MPKHDRAVNVIDQDYYVTNVMSLTTPLPLIKKKLLQVGLFPGCVEDCYYCSSQSNGCAMLKTGIQCLMDNRTILFEKMPSVENLCEDLAQNLKFEDVSVISKIPVRIPTKGPIRITAEPKIAPLIITKPGPIPYSSDKAVPWSYGNDVYIHGVKQEALNDEPVKIPNPDVDNIMGTSKVTRSGRIFSPEISPDANTSTQIPVSDSTADVQGKRPLLEPVQTPVEATTEEVSQKEMDEILKIIRKSDYDVIEQLGHTSSKISMLSLLTCSEARAKALMKFLKATHVPQEISVNQFENCVASLTTNNYLGFSNADLTPAGKNHNKALHISIECKGTTLSHVLVDNGSSLNVLPKMVLDRLDSEGMVLKPSNVVVKAFDGSKSTVYGKVKLQIRVGSQTFNSLFYVMDIHPAYSCLLGRPWIHGASVVTSTLHQKLKYPANGKIVTVHGEEEYVVSYVDEYKYVEVNGEFIETPCQTFELVSQVVSTAKHTPTVPKVTRIPPTMASLKDAKAVVEEGGCTI, encoded by the coding sequence atgccaaaaCATGACAGAGCAGTCAATGTTATTGACCAAGATTATTATGTTACTAATGTGATGAGCCTGACTACTCCACTCCCTCTTATCAAGAAGAAGCTGTTGCAAGtcggtttatttccaggttgtgtTGAAGACTGCTACTACTGCTCGTCTCAGTCAAATGGTTGTGCAATGTTGAAGACTGGTATTCAATGCCTGATGGATAATCGAACGATCTTGTTTGAAAAAATGCCTTCTGTGGAAAACTTATGTGAAGATCTAGCTcagaatttgaaattcgaagacgtgTCTGTGATTTCTAAGATTCCCGTGAGAATTCCTACCAAGGGCCCCATAAGGATTACCGCTGAGCCCAAGATAGCTCCTTTAATCATTACCAAGCCTGGTCCAATCCCGTACTCCTCTGACAAGGCTGTCCCCTGGAGTTATGGCAATGATGTGTACATCCATGGTGTGAAACAAGAAGCTTTGAATGATGAGCCAGTTAAAATTCCCAATCCCGACGTTGACAATATCATGGGGACCAGCAAGGTTACAAGAAGCGGAAGGATTTTCTCCCCGGAAATCTCTCCAGATGCCAATACCTCAACCCAAATTCCTGTTTCCGATTCAACTGCTGATGTGCAAGGAAAGAGACCATTGCTGGAACCAGTTCAGACACCAGTTGAAGCTACTACTGAAGAAGTCTCCCAGAAAGAAATGGATGAAATCCTGAAGATTATCCGGAAAAGTGATTATGACGTGATTGAACAGTTGGGGCACACTTCCTCCAAGATATCCATGCTATCATTATTAACTTGTTCTGAGGCTCGTGCTAAGGCTCTAATGAAGTTTCTAAAAGCTACGcacgtgccacaagagatttctgttaATCAATTCGAGAACTGTGTTGCGAGCTTGACAACCAACAACTATCTGGGGTTTTCTAATGCTGATTTGACTCCCGCCGGAAAAAATCATAACAAGGCCTTGCACATCTCCATTGAGTGTAAGGGCactactctgtctcatgtgctggtggaTAACGGTTCCTCATTGAATGTATTGCCTAAGATGGTGCTGGATAGACTTGATTCTGAAGGGATGGTACTAAAACCCAGTAACGTGGTGGTGAAGGCTTTCGATGGGTCGAAGAGTACGGTCTATGGAAAGGTTAAGCTCCAAATCAGAGTAGGTTCTCAGACTTTCAACTccttgttctatgtgatggatattcaccCCGCTTATTCTTGCTTACTGGGGCGCccgtggatacatggggcaagtgtTGTGACATCTACTTTGCATCAGAAGCTGAAGTACCCTGCAAATGGCAAGATCGTTACTGTGCATGgagaagaagagtatgtggttagTTATGTGGATGAGTACAAGTATGTCGAAGTGAATGGCGAGTTCATCGAGACTCCTTGCCAGACTTTTGAATTAGTTTCTCAGGTTGTCTCTACTGCCAAGCACACTCCTACTGTTCCTAAAGTCACCCGGATCCCTCCGACAATGGCTTCTCTAAAGGATGCTAAGGCTGTAGTTGAAGAAGGCGGTTGTACTATTTAG